The following proteins are encoded in a genomic region of Candidatus Methylospira mobilis:
- the ovoA gene encoding 5-histidylcysteine sulfoxide synthase: MKPMPFSRTPLLDGENANEKRSEILRYFVTTFDCYERLFETLNSEAAYYLKPIRLRHPLIFYFGHTATFFTNKLLLAGLFAERINPRLESIFAVGVDEMSWDDLDEMHYDWPGVEEVKAYRNELRQRVTALIETLPLTLPISWGHPWWPLLMGIEHERIHLETSSVLIRQHALEFVRPHENWIPWTETGPAPNNTLVNIPAGRIILNKSRSTGCHYGWDNEYGHHETDLPAFKASRFLVSNQEFLPFVEAGGYQTASWWEDEGQAWLGYTGNTHPPFWIKDGQNWCLRLMLQETTMPWDWPVEVNYHEARAWCNWKQAQTGASVRLPTEDEWYRLYDFAGLGELPADTRSNANIGLDYAASPCPVNRFAHGDLHDVAGNVWQWTETPIYPFEGFEVHPLYDDFTTPTFDGRHNLFKGGSWISCGNEALHSARYAFRRHFFQHAGFRYVTGAAQTEIHTSNYETDRLLSEYAEFHYGDEFFGVANFPKTLAQIAINAMGQRPALTALDLGCAAGRATFELARHFQSVTGVDFSARFIGLGTQMAEHGLLRYTLTDEGELVSYHERTLAALKLDHVKDKVSFSQGDACNLKPLWKDFDLVLAANLIDRLYDPEKFLAGIHARIKPGGLLMITSPYTWLSEHTPRAAWVGGYKQDGENRTTLDGLKVILERRFRLIQPPLDIPFVIRETRRKFQHTLSEVTLWERRHD; this comes from the coding sequence CAATGCCCTTTTCTCGAACACCCCTGCTGGACGGCGAAAATGCAAATGAAAAACGCTCGGAAATCCTGCGCTATTTCGTTACCACTTTCGATTGCTACGAGCGGCTGTTCGAGACGCTGAACAGCGAAGCGGCGTATTATCTGAAACCGATCCGGCTGCGTCATCCGCTGATCTTCTATTTCGGCCATACCGCCACGTTTTTCACCAACAAGCTGCTGCTGGCGGGCCTGTTTGCCGAACGCATCAACCCACGGCTGGAATCCATTTTTGCGGTCGGCGTCGACGAGATGAGCTGGGACGATCTCGATGAAATGCATTATGATTGGCCAGGTGTGGAAGAAGTCAAAGCCTATCGCAACGAACTGCGGCAACGGGTAACGGCGCTGATCGAAACGCTGCCGCTCACGTTGCCGATAAGCTGGGGCCACCCCTGGTGGCCGTTGCTGATGGGCATAGAGCACGAACGCATCCACCTCGAAACCTCATCGGTGCTGATACGCCAGCATGCGCTCGAGTTTGTACGGCCTCACGAAAACTGGATACCGTGGACTGAAACCGGTCCTGCGCCGAATAACACCCTGGTGAACATTCCTGCCGGACGCATCATACTAAACAAATCGCGCAGCACCGGTTGTCATTATGGCTGGGATAATGAATATGGACACCATGAGACAGATCTGCCTGCTTTCAAGGCCAGCCGGTTTCTGGTCAGCAACCAGGAATTTCTGCCGTTTGTCGAAGCGGGCGGTTATCAAACGGCATCCTGGTGGGAAGATGAAGGCCAGGCATGGTTGGGCTACACCGGCAACACACACCCGCCGTTCTGGATCAAGGACGGACAAAACTGGTGTTTACGCCTGATGCTGCAGGAAACGACCATGCCGTGGGATTGGCCGGTCGAGGTCAACTACCATGAAGCCAGGGCATGGTGTAACTGGAAACAGGCGCAGACCGGAGCAAGCGTGCGCCTGCCGACCGAGGATGAATGGTATCGCCTGTACGACTTTGCCGGACTCGGCGAATTGCCTGCGGATACACGATCGAACGCCAACATCGGTCTCGATTACGCGGCATCGCCCTGCCCGGTCAACCGCTTTGCGCATGGAGATTTGCACGATGTAGCCGGCAATGTATGGCAATGGACGGAAACGCCGATTTATCCGTTCGAAGGGTTCGAAGTGCACCCGCTCTACGATGATTTCACCACGCCGACGTTCGACGGTCGCCATAATCTGTTCAAGGGCGGTTCCTGGATTTCATGCGGCAACGAAGCGCTGCACAGCGCGCGTTATGCTTTTCGCCGCCACTTTTTCCAACATGCCGGTTTTCGCTATGTGACCGGCGCGGCGCAGACAGAAATCCACACTTCGAACTATGAAACCGACCGCCTGCTATCGGAATATGCCGAGTTTCATTATGGCGACGAATTTTTCGGCGTAGCCAACTTCCCCAAGACCCTGGCGCAAATCGCGATAAACGCCATGGGGCAACGTCCGGCCTTAACGGCGCTCGATCTGGGTTGCGCCGCCGGACGAGCGACTTTTGAACTGGCGCGCCATTTTCAGTCGGTGACCGGCGTTGATTTTTCCGCGCGTTTTATCGGTCTGGGAACACAGATGGCGGAACATGGGCTGCTGCGCTATACCCTGACCGACGAGGGCGAACTGGTCAGCTACCATGAACGCACGCTTGCGGCGCTGAAGCTCGATCATGTCAAAGACAAGGTCAGCTTTTCCCAGGGCGACGCCTGCAACCTGAAACCGTTGTGGAAAGACTTTGATCTGGTCCTGGCCGCGAACCTGATCGACAGGCTCTACGACCCGGAAAAATTTCTCGCCGGCATCCACGCACGCATCAAACCGGGAGGGCTGCTGATGATTACATCGCCTTACACCTGGCTAAGCGAGCACACGCCTCGCGCGGCATGGGTCGGCGGTTATAAACAGGACGGCGAAAACCGGACGACGCTGGACGGATTGAAAGTGATACTGGAACGACGCTTCCGACTGATACAGCCGCCGCTTGATATCCCGTTCGTCATCAGGGAAACACGGCGCAAGTTTCAGCACACGCTGTCCGAAGTAACGCTGTGGGAGAGACGGCATGATTGA
- a CDS encoding MalY/PatB family protein, producing MIDFDQPISRQGSHSLKHDAVKAVFGTDDILPLWVADMDFATPPAVTDALLKRAAHPLYGYTLAPDSLFDAMQNWIETRYRWKTERDWLMLAPGVVPTLNAAVLALTRPGDGVIVQPPVYPPFFSAVTRSGRTLVENPLRLSNDKYRMDFDHLESCMKRGARLLLLCAPQNPTGRVWTQPELEELLALTQRYRVTLLSDEIHADLTYPGVIHYSPGALTAGNNAIITAIAPSKTFNIPGLGLSALIIPNPEYRKALQNSFEMLHVSTTNPFSLAAFEAAYRKGGPWLMQLREYLAENRDFSREFIEQNLPGIRFIEPEGTYLLWLDCRELGMNDSELKQFFIRKAKVGLNPGMTFGVNGSGFMRMNIGTRKAVVAEALERIADALTSAKQRAG from the coding sequence ATGATTGACTTCGATCAGCCCATATCGCGCCAGGGCAGCCACTCGTTAAAGCACGATGCGGTAAAAGCGGTTTTCGGTACGGACGACATACTGCCGCTGTGGGTGGCGGACATGGATTTCGCCACGCCGCCGGCTGTTACCGACGCCTTGCTGAAACGCGCCGCGCATCCGCTTTACGGCTATACGCTGGCCCCGGACAGCCTGTTCGATGCGATGCAGAACTGGATCGAAACCCGCTACCGCTGGAAAACCGAGCGCGACTGGCTGATGCTGGCGCCGGGCGTGGTACCTACTCTGAACGCGGCGGTACTTGCGTTGACGCGTCCCGGCGACGGCGTAATCGTACAGCCGCCGGTATACCCCCCTTTTTTCTCGGCAGTGACACGATCCGGACGCACGCTGGTCGAAAATCCGCTGCGTTTGTCGAACGACAAATACCGGATGGACTTCGACCACCTGGAAAGCTGCATGAAACGGGGCGCGCGCCTGCTGCTGCTGTGCGCGCCGCAGAACCCGACAGGCCGGGTATGGACCCAACCGGAACTGGAAGAATTGCTGGCGCTGACGCAGCGTTACCGGGTTACCCTGCTTTCGGATGAAATTCACGCCGACTTGACCTACCCCGGCGTTATCCATTACTCGCCCGGCGCGCTGACCGCCGGGAATAACGCCATCATCACCGCAATTGCGCCAAGCAAAACCTTTAACATCCCAGGGCTGGGATTGTCGGCGCTGATAATCCCGAATCCTGAATACCGCAAAGCCCTGCAAAACAGTTTCGAGATGCTGCATGTCAGCACCACCAATCCGTTCAGTCTGGCTGCTTTTGAAGCAGCCTATCGCAAAGGCGGGCCGTGGTTGATGCAATTGCGCGAATACCTCGCCGAAAACCGCGATTTCTCACGCGAATTTATCGAACAAAACCTGCCCGGCATCCGCTTCATCGAACCTGAAGGCACTTATTTACTATGGCTGGATTGCCGCGAGCTGGGCATGAACGACAGCGAATTGAAACAGTTTTTTATCAGGAAAGCCAAGGTCGGCTTGAATCCAGGCATGACATTCGGCGTCAATGGCAGCGGATTCATGCGCATGAACATCGGCACGCGCAAAGCCGTAGTCGCTGAGGCTTTAGAGCGAATTGCAGATGCGTTGACATCGGCTAAGCAACGAGCCGGGTAA
- a CDS encoding diguanylate cyclase domain-containing protein — translation MHNNKETYTDKPHTIFPWNDSFKLGILLVDQQHERLAGLVNILANHLIYNADVPALSAVFNELADYAVYHFHTEETIWHQSVPDDSWETRHKDVHDSFIEEVSRLRAGYGGKPLDEAVPDILSFLTNWLAFHILDSDKRMAKLVRATQSGLPLEEAKRLTSHEMSGAIKALIEALLSMYQTLSCRTLQLLTEIVERQKAEVKLRLASSVFDNTLEAICITDADGIIIDANPAFSHITQYAHDKVLGNSLDTLMLGAESDAFDIANVWQAAREEGHWNGEIRSRCRSGGVKAGWLTLSAVKDERGNICNFVAVFSCVEQLIKRQHEMEFMVNHDALTQLPNRLLMTDRLELAIAHAERSHEYLAVCFLDLDGFKAVNDVFGHAAGDCLLQEIARRFSRASRRNDTVARVGGDEFVILLNGLRRSVDCCLYMDKLLDEIEQPVLIKNDIIRVSASIGIALFPDDGNSAEALLRHADQAMYRSKKSGKAGYCFYNALQNYGGAF, via the coding sequence ATGCATAATAACAAAGAAACCTATACAGATAAGCCGCATACCATTTTTCCGTGGAACGATAGTTTCAAGCTGGGAATCCTGCTGGTTGATCAGCAGCATGAGCGCTTGGCGGGCTTGGTCAATATACTGGCTAATCATCTTATCTATAATGCCGACGTTCCGGCGCTGAGCGCCGTTTTCAACGAGTTGGCCGACTACGCCGTCTATCATTTCCATACGGAAGAAACCATCTGGCATCAATCAGTCCCGGACGATTCCTGGGAAACCAGGCATAAGGATGTTCATGACTCGTTTATCGAGGAGGTGTCGCGTCTGCGCGCCGGCTACGGCGGTAAACCGCTGGATGAGGCGGTGCCTGATATTCTATCCTTTCTGACCAATTGGCTGGCATTCCATATTCTGGATAGCGATAAACGCATGGCCAAACTGGTGCGCGCCACGCAATCCGGTCTTCCTCTGGAGGAAGCGAAACGGCTGACCTCCCACGAAATGAGCGGCGCGATCAAGGCTTTGATCGAGGCGCTGCTTTCCATGTACCAAACGCTTTCATGCCGCACTTTGCAGTTGTTGACGGAGATCGTGGAGCGGCAGAAGGCCGAGGTCAAGTTAAGGCTGGCTTCCAGCGTGTTCGACAATACGCTGGAAGCCATCTGCATTACTGATGCGGACGGCATTATCATAGACGCCAATCCTGCATTTAGCCATATTACCCAGTATGCTCACGACAAGGTGCTGGGCAATAGTCTCGATACGCTTATGCTGGGCGCGGAAAGCGACGCTTTCGATATTGCCAACGTGTGGCAGGCTGCGCGGGAGGAGGGTCACTGGAACGGCGAGATCAGAAGCCGCTGCCGGAGCGGCGGAGTCAAGGCAGGGTGGCTGACCTTATCGGCCGTCAAGGACGAGCGCGGGAATATTTGTAATTTCGTGGCGGTTTTTTCCTGCGTGGAGCAATTGATCAAACGCCAGCACGAGATGGAGTTCATGGTCAACCATGACGCGCTGACGCAATTGCCGAATCGTCTGCTGATGACCGATCGCCTCGAACTGGCTATTGCACATGCGGAGCGCTCACACGAATATCTGGCAGTGTGTTTTCTTGACCTTGATGGGTTCAAGGCTGTCAACGATGTGTTCGGACATGCGGCAGGCGATTGCCTGCTGCAGGAAATAGCAAGACGTTTCAGTCGGGCGTCACGCCGTAACGATACCGTGGCGCGTGTCGGCGGGGACGAATTTGTCATTTTGCTGAACGGTTTGCGCCGATCGGTGGATTGTTGTTTATATATGGATAAGTTGCTGGATGAAATAGAGCAGCCGGTGCTGATTAAAAACGATATCATTCGGGTATCGGCCAGTATCGGCATTGCGCTATTTCCTGATGACGGCAATAGCGCGGAAGCGTTGCTGCGACATGCCGACCAGGCGATGTATCGATCAAAAAAATCAGGGAAAGCGGGGTATTGCTTTTACAACGCGTTGCAAAATTACGGCGGCGCATTTTGA
- the recD gene encoding exodeoxyribonuclease V subunit alpha, which produces MHISAESVLHFVDESLKSGELSRLDRAFMLFLRNIDTNASPLVWLAGAWASRQVSRGHVCLNLEAWANNGLEESALQSCTLDQWLDALRHSLLVGAGAGNTPLVLDGRNLYLRRYWQYEQSVAAAVKQRAAQPALKLPGDLRARLNRLFYDGTQKPDWQKIACAVALRARFSIITGGPGTGKTSTVTRLLALLVDIAGNSENGGRKPIIRLAAPTGKAAARVTESIRRELEKMPLAGSMRSSLPGEAATLHRLLGSRPGSRLYAYNRNNPLPADIVVVDEASMIDLEMMAALLDALAEKTQLILLGDKDQLASVEAGFVMGNLCRGVGENVYHQDTLEWIARQSGEIIDAAAALDANPLHQQIVMLRHSHRFDGDSGIGRLAQAVNAGDDTGAIWQAHTDIEQMQFQNAHDVRLRMLVGGADAEGSKPGYAYYLATLRATRPQDQAGRQAYDAWAGSVLDSFGRFQLLCALRAGPWGGDALNRSVKQWLFPEHAQGDWYEGRPVMVMRNDYSLDLMNGDIGIALQDGRGRLAVVFRQPDGHIRWISPGRLSDVETAFAITVHKSQGSEFDHVVLVIPGSNSALLTRELIYTGITRAKKRFTLLYGDEAVFRRALQTRALRCGGLETLLAHHDNG; this is translated from the coding sequence ATGCATATATCAGCTGAATCGGTGTTGCACTTTGTAGACGAGAGTTTGAAAAGCGGCGAGCTGAGCCGGCTGGATCGCGCATTTATGCTGTTTTTGCGCAATATCGACACCAATGCCAGCCCGCTGGTTTGGCTGGCTGGAGCCTGGGCGAGCAGGCAGGTGAGCAGGGGGCATGTGTGCCTGAATCTTGAGGCTTGGGCGAATAACGGATTGGAAGAGAGCGCCTTGCAAAGCTGCACCCTGGATCAGTGGCTGGATGCATTGCGGCATAGCCTGCTGGTAGGCGCAGGCGCAGGTAATACGCCGCTGGTACTGGACGGGCGCAACCTCTATCTGCGGCGTTATTGGCAATACGAACAATCCGTCGCCGCAGCGGTTAAACAACGCGCCGCTCAGCCGGCATTGAAGCTGCCCGGCGATTTGCGCGCGCGCTTGAACCGGCTGTTTTATGACGGCACGCAAAAACCGGATTGGCAGAAAATTGCCTGTGCAGTTGCGTTGCGCGCGCGCTTCTCCATTATTACCGGCGGACCGGGTACGGGTAAAACGAGCACGGTGACGCGTCTGCTGGCTTTGCTGGTTGATATAGCCGGCAACAGCGAAAATGGCGGGCGCAAACCTATTATCCGCTTGGCTGCCCCAACCGGCAAGGCCGCTGCGCGGGTCACGGAGTCGATACGCCGCGAGTTGGAAAAAATGCCCCTAGCTGGTTCCATGCGCTCCAGTCTGCCGGGAGAAGCCGCTACTTTGCATCGCTTATTGGGCAGCCGTCCCGGGTCGAGATTATATGCCTACAACCGCAACAACCCGCTGCCCGCGGATATCGTCGTTGTCGATGAAGCGTCGATGATCGACCTGGAAATGATGGCGGCATTGCTGGATGCTTTGGCGGAAAAAACGCAACTGATCCTGTTGGGCGACAAGGATCAGTTGGCTTCGGTGGAGGCGGGCTTCGTGATGGGCAACCTGTGCCGCGGGGTGGGGGAGAACGTTTACCATCAGGACACGCTGGAATGGATAGCACGGCAGAGCGGCGAAATCATTGACGCGGCTGCTGCGCTTGACGCTAATCCATTGCACCAGCAGATCGTGATGCTGCGCCACAGCCATCGCTTCGACGGCGACAGCGGAATCGGACGCCTGGCGCAGGCAGTGAATGCGGGTGACGATACCGGGGCGATCTGGCAGGCCCATACCGATATCGAGCAAATGCAATTCCAGAATGCACATGACGTGCGGTTACGGATGCTGGTTGGAGGAGCGGATGCGGAAGGGAGCAAACCGGGTTACGCTTATTATCTGGCTACACTGCGCGCGACCCGTCCGCAAGATCAAGCGGGCCGGCAGGCTTACGACGCCTGGGCCGGCAGCGTATTGGACAGTTTCGGCAGATTTCAGCTGCTGTGCGCGCTGCGTGCGGGGCCTTGGGGAGGGGATGCGCTGAACCGCAGCGTAAAACAATGGCTGTTTCCTGAACATGCTCAGGGCGATTGGTACGAAGGCCGTCCGGTGATGGTGATGCGGAACGATTACAGCCTCGATCTGATGAACGGTGATATCGGTATTGCGCTGCAGGATGGCCGGGGCAGGCTTGCGGTGGTATTCAGGCAGCCGGATGGCCATATTAGATGGATTTCACCCGGACGTTTATCCGATGTGGAAACTGCGTTTGCGATTACCGTGCATAAATCGCAAGGCTCAGAATTCGATCACGTTGTTCTGGTGATACCCGGCAGCAACAGCGCGTTGTTGACGCGAGAACTGATTTATACAGGCATCACGCGGGCTAAAAAACGCTTCACCCTGCTTTACGGCGATGAAGCTGTATTTCGCCGGGCCTTGCAAACCAGGGCGCTTCGCTGCGGGGGATTGGAGACGCTGCTGGCGCACCACGACAACGGATGA
- a CDS encoding acetylornithine transaminase — protein MNDHIMPTYARLPVVFERGEGAWLWDNHGKTYLDALSGISVCNLGHAHPAITKAIAEQAAKLVHTSNLYRVALQEELADQLCAASRMENVFFCNSGAEANEAAIKLARRYGHQKGIDAPAIVVMEGSFHGRTLATLSATGNPKVQEGFEPLVSGFLRAPYDDIQALEELTDPDIVAVLVEPIQGEGGVRIPQPDYLSRLRELCDQRGWLLILDEVQSGMGRTGKLFAFQHAGILPDAFTLAKALGNGVPIGACLAQGVAASVLTPGKHGSTFGGNPLACSAALAVLKTLRKEKLVGRAGALGDSLASGLRSALSGNPHVREVRNKGMMIGIELDQACPQLIVQALNQGLLINVTADKVIRLLPPFILKVEEAQVLIEKLAGLINHAFTAHTA, from the coding sequence ATGAACGATCACATCATGCCTACCTATGCACGCCTCCCGGTCGTTTTCGAACGGGGCGAAGGCGCGTGGTTGTGGGATAACCACGGCAAAACTTACCTTGACGCCCTTTCCGGAATTTCCGTGTGTAATCTGGGTCATGCCCACCCCGCCATCACCAAGGCCATCGCCGAACAGGCCGCCAAGCTGGTGCACACGTCCAACCTTTACCGCGTTGCGCTACAGGAAGAACTAGCCGATCAGCTTTGCGCTGCAAGCCGCATGGAAAATGTGTTTTTCTGCAACTCGGGCGCCGAGGCCAACGAAGCCGCGATCAAGTTGGCCCGCCGTTACGGTCATCAGAAAGGCATAGACGCTCCCGCCATTGTCGTCATGGAAGGCAGTTTTCATGGACGCACGCTGGCGACGCTTAGCGCCACCGGCAACCCAAAGGTGCAGGAAGGTTTCGAACCGCTGGTGAGCGGCTTCCTGCGCGCGCCTTACGACGACATACAAGCATTGGAAGAACTAACCGACCCTGACATAGTAGCGGTTCTGGTCGAACCGATTCAAGGCGAAGGAGGTGTACGCATACCGCAACCTGACTATCTGAGCCGGCTCAGAGAGCTTTGCGACCAGCGCGGCTGGCTGTTGATACTGGATGAAGTGCAAAGCGGCATGGGTCGGACAGGAAAACTGTTTGCGTTCCAGCATGCCGGTATCCTGCCCGACGCATTCACCCTGGCCAAGGCGCTCGGCAATGGCGTCCCCATCGGCGCCTGTCTGGCTCAGGGCGTGGCAGCAAGCGTATTGACTCCAGGTAAACACGGCTCAACTTTCGGCGGGAACCCTCTGGCCTGCAGCGCGGCGCTTGCCGTACTGAAAACACTACGCAAGGAAAAGCTGGTTGGGCGCGCCGGCGCTCTGGGCGACAGTCTGGCTTCGGGACTACGCTCTGCTTTATCGGGCAACCCGCATGTCAGGGAGGTACGCAACAAAGGCATGATGATAGGCATAGAGCTTGATCAAGCGTGCCCGCAATTGATTGTTCAGGCGCTGAATCAGGGACTTCTGATCAATGTAACCGCCGATAAGGTGATACGTCTGCTCCCGCCCTTTATTTTGAAGGTGGAAGAAGCGCAGGTACTGATCGAGAAACTGGCTGGACTCATCAACCATGCGTTTACAGCGCACACTGCATGA
- the argF gene encoding ornithine carbamoyltransferase, translating to MKPRHFITLEDLSSPEIRALIKRAGELKALDSIYEPLKNRVLGMIFEKSSTRTRVSFESGMMQLGGGAIFLSPRDTQLGRGEPLEDSARVLSRMVDGIMLRANCHRTVEIFAEYSRVPIINGLTDRFHPCQLLADLQTYFEHRGDIQGKRVAWIGDGNNMCQTYIHAAALLDFELVIACPSGYDPEAELIERYQAHVQLVREPQSAARNADLIVTDVWASMGQESEQNERKLAFKGYAVNQALMSLAASDALFMHCLPAHREEEVATEVLEGKQSVVWDEAENRLHAQKALLELLIAHA from the coding sequence ATGAAACCAAGACATTTCATCACGCTTGAGGATTTATCCTCTCCGGAAATCCGCGCGCTTATCAAACGCGCAGGAGAACTGAAAGCGCTTGACTCAATCTACGAGCCGCTCAAAAACCGGGTGCTGGGGATGATTTTCGAAAAATCATCGACCCGAACCCGAGTTTCATTCGAAAGCGGCATGATGCAACTGGGCGGCGGCGCCATATTCCTGTCTCCGCGCGATACCCAGCTGGGGCGCGGAGAGCCGCTGGAAGACAGCGCTCGCGTATTGTCACGCATGGTAGACGGCATCATGCTGCGCGCCAATTGCCATAGAACCGTGGAAATATTTGCCGAATACTCGCGTGTACCTATCATCAACGGGCTTACCGATAGATTTCACCCCTGTCAATTGCTGGCCGATCTGCAAACTTATTTCGAGCATCGCGGCGACATACAAGGGAAACGCGTCGCCTGGATCGGCGACGGCAACAACATGTGCCAGACCTATATTCATGCCGCCGCCCTGCTCGACTTCGAACTCGTTATAGCCTGCCCGTCCGGATACGATCCGGAAGCGGAACTCATCGAACGATATCAAGCCCATGTCCAACTGGTGCGCGAGCCTCAATCCGCCGCGCGCAATGCCGATCTGATCGTAACCGACGTTTGGGCCAGCATGGGGCAGGAAAGCGAACAAAATGAGCGGAAACTTGCCTTCAAAGGCTATGCCGTCAATCAAGCCCTGATGAGTCTGGCCGCCTCCGATGCGCTGTTCATGCATTGCCTGCCGGCTCACCGCGAAGAAGAAGTCGCCACGGAAGTACTGGAAGGTAAGCAGAGCGTCGTATGGGACGAAGCTGAAAACCGCTTGCACGCGCAGAAGGCCTTGCTGGAATTATTGATTGCGCATGCGTAA
- a CDS encoding TIGR04211 family SH3 domain-containing protein — MKQVTLTLVLLLATGFSMAGEQAYVTDQLEIQFRSGPSTQNKILRMLKAGTPVDVLEEQESNGFSYVALASGEEGWILSKYLTRHPIPSSLLEAKANSGKLAETLDANKSLKAELQSLKTEKDGADKTTKELHEEVSRLSSELTTIKQASASVIQIQNDRDSLQKKNIELENKLQSIQREKQALDSSTQQNWFMIGAAVLGGGILLGIILPRISLRRKNSWGKF, encoded by the coding sequence ATGAAACAGGTCACACTTACTCTTGTATTATTGTTAGCAACAGGCTTTTCCATGGCGGGAGAACAAGCCTACGTTACCGATCAGCTTGAAATACAATTTAGGTCCGGCCCATCCACCCAAAACAAGATTCTGCGTATGCTGAAAGCCGGGACTCCGGTTGACGTGCTGGAAGAGCAGGAGTCGAACGGATTCAGCTATGTTGCGCTCGCCTCAGGCGAAGAGGGCTGGATACTGAGCAAATACCTCACGCGCCACCCGATTCCCAGCTCGCTGCTCGAAGCAAAGGCAAATTCCGGCAAACTGGCCGAAACCCTGGACGCCAACAAAAGCCTTAAAGCAGAACTTCAGTCGCTGAAAACAGAGAAAGACGGGGCGGACAAAACCACTAAAGAACTGCATGAAGAAGTTTCACGCTTAAGCAGTGAGTTAACCACCATTAAACAGGCTTCAGCCAGCGTGATCCAAATCCAGAACGATAGAGACAGTCTGCAAAAAAAGAATATCGAACTGGAAAACAAACTGCAAAGCATCCAGCGTGAAAAACAGGCGCTGGATTCGTCCACGCAGCAAAACTGGTTCATGATCGGCGCTGCCGTGCTGGGAGGCGGCATCCTGCTCGGCATCATTCTGCCGCGAATCAGCCTCCGGCGAAAAAACAGCTGGGGCAAATTCTAA